In Hippoglossus stenolepis isolate QCI-W04-F060 chromosome 5, HSTE1.2, whole genome shotgun sequence, one genomic interval encodes:
- the LOC118109553 gene encoding pleckstrin homology domain-containing family A member 5 isoform X2 → MAAELQPEWICCLPAYWSYGVTRDGRVFFVNEEAKSTTWLHPVSGEAVITGHRKTPDLPTGWEEGYTFEGARCFINHNERKVTCKHPVSGLPSQDNCIFVINEQPASTVPANEKKERALNIMSEASNYTGGSDYAANPSSPAGRPSRPSKKIHNFGKRSNSIRRNPGAPVMKKNWLYKQDSTGMKLWKKRWFVLSDLCLFYYRDEKEEGILGSILLPSFYISMLSVDDHIHRKYAFKATHPNMRTYYFCTDTAKEMESWMQVMTDAALVHSEPVIRLDRLKVEQCGPQEINHVANHRPPLTQPEIQNNERNREVDLECTLSVTPDAAEEERKQRDAERYGFHKEGAERERPLTKINSIKLQPAQAAAIKANIASPQTPTEMDGPHQSPQVNGSGDQFPADGTRVPPQRSPNYEPDRNLSRTSSMQQLEQWVRTQRVRSQDDDTRSITSYQTLPRNMPSHRVPYMPHYGDGYRSMPRNSMAQRDSICSMSPSLYEQVLGSMPADKRRSMRDDTMWQLYEWQQRQAYTRPPGLYGNMASPKTMINLSDHVAPSHSIPPSPSHGSLSMYGGYSPMRSYNMNSGHSEVSSPVYRRDMSIDRRHRPQLNKYGYPPDRRSMPAGIPVQNITAQTLQGKTPEELTLLLIKLRRQQAELNSIREHTVAQLMQLNMDGDNPKNDILSHHLQRNLMFLDNQMKENDPLIVMTHSLIENSAPRPQLYQQLGQDDYREHAYTFMPGEMDIDSKLSLLCEQDKMVGTHEEKLQQLYREKHTLETALLSASQEIEMGCDNSVAMQSIIQQRDLLQSGLLSTCRELSRITAELERSWREYDQLEGDVTLAKNNLLEQLEALGSPQTEPPSQQHVHIQKELWRIQDVMEALNKHRAQRDAADGMGFYGPKNNFSKHLNESNPVPDGGRPERAWRRHVSPSFLSSHAMYNPQEEDSAPPRPPLPQSYEPNPPPVPPVPSPAGVRPSTLHRAEERKASHKNGTHSGPDYRLYKSEPELTTVAEVDESNGEDRSEHPSDREHPGNKGMSYPVGIVPPRTKSPVTESSSIASYVTLRKSRKPDPRMERPHSAVEQQLCAVESGRPRMSVEEQLERIRRHQQGALREKKKSLNIRGSGQDNTPSRSHSFTKGTRGVQSQMRRRDEVMSFDIQALEDSLREQEVVREQETPAEEIARLREASQADHFNLDRELSVPDKVLIPERYIESDPEEALSPEQEADKQRKVDRIKALIVKNSMHNVLQSTGLSPEEENEEEVTIQEKEKMINISYELAAEASKRSKLVAAQALASVKTYT, encoded by the exons accTGCCTCTACAGTGCCAGCGAATGAGAAGAAGGAACGAGCACTAAACATCATGAGTGAGGCCTCCAACTACACAGGTGGCTCGGACTATGCTGCTAACCCCAGTAGCCCAGCAGGAAGA CCCTCAAGGCCTTCCAAAAAGATTCATAACTTCGGGAAGAGATCCAACTCTATCAGGAGGAATCCCGGTGCCCCTGTAATGAAGAAAAACTGGCTTTATAAACAG GATAGTACAGGGATGAAGCTGTGGAAGAAAAGGTGGTTTGTGCTGTCGGACCTGTGCCTCTTCTACTACAGAG atgaaaaggaggaggggaTACTGGGCAGCATCCTCCTGCCGAGCTTTTATATATCTATGCTGTCTGTGGATGATCACATCCACAGAAAATATGCCTTCAAG GCAACACATCCCAACATGAGGACATACTATTTTTGCACAGACACAGCCAAGGAAATGGAGTCTTGGATGCAAGTAATGACGGATGCTGCACTTGTGCATTCAGAGCCGGTCATAAG GTTGGACAGACTAAAAGTGGAGCAGTGCGGCCCTCAAGAGATCAACCACGTGGCCAACCACAGGCCACCGCTCACACAGCCCGAAATCCAGAACAACGAACGCAACCGAGAGGTCGACCTCGAGTGCACTTTGTCAGTCACCCCAGACGCggcagaagaagagaggaagcagCGAGATGCGGAGCGCTACGGCTTCCATAAGGAGGGGGCGGAGCGCGAGCGTCCCCTCACCAAGATCAACAGCATCAAACTGCAGCCCGCCCAGGCAGCGGCTATCAAAGCCAACATTGCCTCGCCACAGACCCCAACGGAGATGGATGGGCCCCATCAAAGCCCGCAGGTTAACGGATCTGGTGACCAGTTTCCAGCTGATGGAACCAGAGTCCCTCCTCAGCGGAGTCCCAACTATGAGCCGGACCGCAACCTGAGTCGTACCAGCTCtatgcagcagctggagcagtGGGTTCGCACACAAAGGGTGCGCAGCCAGGACGACGACACCAGGAG CATCACGTCGTACCAGACTCTGCCTAGAAACATGCCAAGCCACCGGGTCCCCTACATGCCTCATTATGGAGATGGCTACCGCAGCATGCCCAGGAATAGCATGGCACAGCGGGACAGCATCTGCAGCATGTCGCCGTCGCTGTACGAGCAGGTCTTGGGTTCCATGCCGGCCGACAAGCGCCGCTCCATGCGCGACGATACCATGTGGCAGTTGTACGAGTGGCAGCAGAGGCAGGCGTACACCAGGCCGCCGGGGCTCTACGGCAACATGGCCAGTCCCAAGACCATGATCAACCTGTCGGACCACGTCGCACCGAGCCACTCCATTCCCCCCTCACCCTCCCACGGCTCGCTGTCCATGTACGGTGGCTACTCCCCGATGCGATCCTACAACATGAACAGCGGTCATTCTGAGGTCTCCTCCCCCGTTTATAGACGAGACATGAGCATCGACAGACGTCATAGGCCGCAGCTCAACAAG TATGGTTACCCACCTGACAGGAGGTCCATGCCCGCAGGGATCCCAGTCCAGAATATCACTGCCCAGACTCTGCAAGGCAAAACA CCTGAGGaactgactctgctgctgataAAGCTGCGGCGGCAGCAGGCAGAGCTAAACAGTATCCGGGAGCACACTGTAGCACAGCTTATGCAGCTAAACATGGATGGTGACAACCCAAAG AATGACATACTCTCTCACCACCTCCAAAGGAACCTCATGTTTTTGGACAATCAG ATGAAGGAAAATGACCCTTTAATCGTCATGACTCACTCTCTGATTGAGAACTCTGCCCCGAGGCCTCAACTTTACCAGCAA CTGGGTCAAGACGACTACAGAGAACACGCCTACACGTTCATGCCAGGAGAAATGGACATTGAT AGCAAACTGAGCCTGCTGTGTGAGCAGGATAAAATGGTGGGGACACACGAGGAAAAACTTCAGCAGCTGTACAGAGAGAAG CACACCCTTGAGACGGCGCTGCTGTCCGCCAGCCAGGAGATCGAGATGGGCTGCGATAACTCTGTTGCCATGCAGAGCATCATCCAGCAGCGAGACTTACTGCAGAGCGGCCTGCTCAGCACCTGCAGAGAGCTGTCCAGAATCACTGCT GAGTTGGAGCGCTCGTGGAGGGAGTACGACCAGCTGGAGGGAGATGTGACTCTGGCTAAGAACAACCTGCTGGAGCAGTTAGAAGCACTGGGAAGCCCTCAG acGGAGCCTCCCAGCCAGCAGCACGTCCACATCCAGAAAGAGCTGTGGAGGATTCAAGATGTGATGGAGGCCCTCAATAAACACAGAGCTCAGAGAGATGCTGCTGATGGGATGGGCTTCTATGGGCCCAAGAACAACTTCAGTAAGCACCTAAACGAG AGTAACCCGGTACCAGATGGTGGTCGCCCTGAGCGTGCGTGGCGGCGCCATGTGTCACCTTCCTTCTTGTCCAGTCATGCCATGTATAATCCCCAGGAGGAGGACTCGGCACCCCCACGGCCACCTCTACCCCAGTCCTACGAGCCCAACCCCCCCCCAGTGCCCCCCGTGCCCTCTCCCGCTGGTGTTCGCCCTTCAACACTCCACAgggcggaggagaggaaggcCAGTCACAAGAATGGCACGCACAGT GGTCCAGACTACAGGCTGTATAAGAGTGAACCCGAGCTCACCACAGTAGCTGAAGTGGATGAGAGTAATGGAGAGGACAGATCGGAACATCCGTCTGACAGAGAACATCCCGGAAACAAAG GAATGTCCTACCCAGTTGGCATCGTCCCACCCAGAACCAAATCTCCAGTGACTGAGTCGTCCTCCATCGCCTCGTATGTTACGCTAAGGAAGAGCAGGAAGCCTGACCCCAGGATG GAGCGTCCACACAGCgcagtggagcagcagctgtgtgcTGTGGAGAGTGGTCGGCCCAGGATGAgtgtggaggagcagctggagaggatCCGCCGCCATCAGCAGGGGGCCctcagggagaagaagaaaagcctCAACATCCGGGGCAGCGGCCAGGACAACACACCCTCCCGCAGTCACTCGTTTACTAAAGGCACCCGCGGCGTGCAG TCCCAGATGAGACGCAGAGATGAGGTGATGAGCTTTGACATTCAGGCGCTGGAGGACTCTCTCAGGGAGCAGGAGGTGGTGAGGGAGCAGGAGACGCCCGCTGAGGAGATTGCACGTCTTAGAGAAGCCTCGCAGGCTGACCACTTTAATTTGGACCGAGAG CTTTCTGTGCCTGATAAAGTGCTGATTCCTGAACGTTACATTGAGTCGGACCCTGAGGAGGCTCTGAGCCCCGAGCAGGAGGCTGACAAGCAGAGGAAAGTCGACCGCATCAAAGCTCTTATAGTAAaaaacag TATGCATAACGTGTTGCAGAGCACGGGTCTGAGcccagaggaggagaatgaggaggaggtgaccatacaggagaaagagaagatgatTAATATCTCGTACGAGCTGGCAGCTGAGGCCTCCAAACGCAGCAAGCTGGTAGCAG CACAGGCTCTGGCTTCAGTAAAAACCTACACATGA
- the LOC118109553 gene encoding pleckstrin homology domain-containing family A member 5 isoform X13, whose amino-acid sequence MEQCVCHTTDCMVTFSVTVPLPGPVYLSQQATHPNMRTYYFCTDTAKEMESWMQVMTDAALVHSEPVIRLDRLKVEQCGPQEINHVANHRPPLTQPEIQNNERNREVDLECTLSVTPDAAEEERKQRDAERYGFHKEGAERERPLTKINSIKLQPAQAAAIKANIASPQTPTEMDGPHQSPQVNGSGDQFPADGTRVPPQRSPNYEPDRNLSRTSSMQQLEQWVRTQRVRSQDDDTRSITSYQTLPRNMPSHRVPYMPHYGDGYRSMPRNSMAQRDSICSMSPSLYEQVLGSMPADKRRSMRDDTMWQLYEWQQRQAYTRPPGLYGNMASPKTMINLSDHVAPSHSIPPSPSHGSLSMYGGYSPMRSYNMNSGHSEVSSPVYRRDMSIDRRHRPQLNKYGYPPDRRSMPAGIPVQNITAQTLQGKTPEELTLLLIKLRRQQAELNSIREHTVAQLMQLNMDGDNPKNDILSHHLQRNLMFLDNQMKENDPLIVMTHSLIENSAPRPQLYQQLGQDDYREHAYTFMPGEMDIDSKLSLLCEQDKMVGTHEEKLQQLYREKHTLETALLSASQEIEMGCDNSVAMQSIIQQRDLLQSGLLSTCRELSRITAELERSWREYDQLEGDVTLAKNNLLEQLEALGSPQTEPPSQQHVHIQKELWRIQDVMEALNKHRAQRDAADGMGFYGPKNNFSKHLNESNPVPDGGRPERAWRRHVSPSFLSSHAMYNPQEEDSAPPRPPLPQSYEPNPPPVPPVPSPAGVRPSTLHRAEERKASHKNGTHSGPDYRLYKSEPELTTVAEVDESNGEDRSEHPSDREHPGNKGMSYPVGIVPPRTKSPVTESSSIASYVTLRKSRKPDPRMERPHSAVEQQLCAVESGRPRMSVEEQLERIRRHQQGALREKKKSLNIRGSGQDNTPSRSHSFTKGTRGVQSQMRRRDEVMSFDIQALEDSLREQEVVREQETPAEEIARLREASQADHFNLDRELSVPDKVLIPERYIESDPEEALSPEQEADKQRKVDRIKALIVKNSMHNVLQSTGLSPEEENEEEVTIQEKEKMINISYELAAEASKRSKLVAVKSLSSSSPPPPQSPNTPPQLADGSHFMCV is encoded by the exons ATGGAACAATGTGTCTGCCATACAACCGACTGCATG gttacattttctgtcactgtTCCTCTCCCCGGTCCCGTCTATTTGTCACAACAGGCAACACATCCCAACATGAGGACATACTATTTTTGCACAGACACAGCCAAGGAAATGGAGTCTTGGATGCAAGTAATGACGGATGCTGCACTTGTGCATTCAGAGCCGGTCATAAG GTTGGACAGACTAAAAGTGGAGCAGTGCGGCCCTCAAGAGATCAACCACGTGGCCAACCACAGGCCACCGCTCACACAGCCCGAAATCCAGAACAACGAACGCAACCGAGAGGTCGACCTCGAGTGCACTTTGTCAGTCACCCCAGACGCggcagaagaagagaggaagcagCGAGATGCGGAGCGCTACGGCTTCCATAAGGAGGGGGCGGAGCGCGAGCGTCCCCTCACCAAGATCAACAGCATCAAACTGCAGCCCGCCCAGGCAGCGGCTATCAAAGCCAACATTGCCTCGCCACAGACCCCAACGGAGATGGATGGGCCCCATCAAAGCCCGCAGGTTAACGGATCTGGTGACCAGTTTCCAGCTGATGGAACCAGAGTCCCTCCTCAGCGGAGTCCCAACTATGAGCCGGACCGCAACCTGAGTCGTACCAGCTCtatgcagcagctggagcagtGGGTTCGCACACAAAGGGTGCGCAGCCAGGACGACGACACCAGGAG CATCACGTCGTACCAGACTCTGCCTAGAAACATGCCAAGCCACCGGGTCCCCTACATGCCTCATTATGGAGATGGCTACCGCAGCATGCCCAGGAATAGCATGGCACAGCGGGACAGCATCTGCAGCATGTCGCCGTCGCTGTACGAGCAGGTCTTGGGTTCCATGCCGGCCGACAAGCGCCGCTCCATGCGCGACGATACCATGTGGCAGTTGTACGAGTGGCAGCAGAGGCAGGCGTACACCAGGCCGCCGGGGCTCTACGGCAACATGGCCAGTCCCAAGACCATGATCAACCTGTCGGACCACGTCGCACCGAGCCACTCCATTCCCCCCTCACCCTCCCACGGCTCGCTGTCCATGTACGGTGGCTACTCCCCGATGCGATCCTACAACATGAACAGCGGTCATTCTGAGGTCTCCTCCCCCGTTTATAGACGAGACATGAGCATCGACAGACGTCATAGGCCGCAGCTCAACAAG TATGGTTACCCACCTGACAGGAGGTCCATGCCCGCAGGGATCCCAGTCCAGAATATCACTGCCCAGACTCTGCAAGGCAAAACA CCTGAGGaactgactctgctgctgataAAGCTGCGGCGGCAGCAGGCAGAGCTAAACAGTATCCGGGAGCACACTGTAGCACAGCTTATGCAGCTAAACATGGATGGTGACAACCCAAAG AATGACATACTCTCTCACCACCTCCAAAGGAACCTCATGTTTTTGGACAATCAG ATGAAGGAAAATGACCCTTTAATCGTCATGACTCACTCTCTGATTGAGAACTCTGCCCCGAGGCCTCAACTTTACCAGCAA CTGGGTCAAGACGACTACAGAGAACACGCCTACACGTTCATGCCAGGAGAAATGGACATTGAT AGCAAACTGAGCCTGCTGTGTGAGCAGGATAAAATGGTGGGGACACACGAGGAAAAACTTCAGCAGCTGTACAGAGAGAAG CACACCCTTGAGACGGCGCTGCTGTCCGCCAGCCAGGAGATCGAGATGGGCTGCGATAACTCTGTTGCCATGCAGAGCATCATCCAGCAGCGAGACTTACTGCAGAGCGGCCTGCTCAGCACCTGCAGAGAGCTGTCCAGAATCACTGCT GAGTTGGAGCGCTCGTGGAGGGAGTACGACCAGCTGGAGGGAGATGTGACTCTGGCTAAGAACAACCTGCTGGAGCAGTTAGAAGCACTGGGAAGCCCTCAG acGGAGCCTCCCAGCCAGCAGCACGTCCACATCCAGAAAGAGCTGTGGAGGATTCAAGATGTGATGGAGGCCCTCAATAAACACAGAGCTCAGAGAGATGCTGCTGATGGGATGGGCTTCTATGGGCCCAAGAACAACTTCAGTAAGCACCTAAACGAG AGTAACCCGGTACCAGATGGTGGTCGCCCTGAGCGTGCGTGGCGGCGCCATGTGTCACCTTCCTTCTTGTCCAGTCATGCCATGTATAATCCCCAGGAGGAGGACTCGGCACCCCCACGGCCACCTCTACCCCAGTCCTACGAGCCCAACCCCCCCCCAGTGCCCCCCGTGCCCTCTCCCGCTGGTGTTCGCCCTTCAACACTCCACAgggcggaggagaggaaggcCAGTCACAAGAATGGCACGCACAGT GGTCCAGACTACAGGCTGTATAAGAGTGAACCCGAGCTCACCACAGTAGCTGAAGTGGATGAGAGTAATGGAGAGGACAGATCGGAACATCCGTCTGACAGAGAACATCCCGGAAACAAAG GAATGTCCTACCCAGTTGGCATCGTCCCACCCAGAACCAAATCTCCAGTGACTGAGTCGTCCTCCATCGCCTCGTATGTTACGCTAAGGAAGAGCAGGAAGCCTGACCCCAGGATG GAGCGTCCACACAGCgcagtggagcagcagctgtgtgcTGTGGAGAGTGGTCGGCCCAGGATGAgtgtggaggagcagctggagaggatCCGCCGCCATCAGCAGGGGGCCctcagggagaagaagaaaagcctCAACATCCGGGGCAGCGGCCAGGACAACACACCCTCCCGCAGTCACTCGTTTACTAAAGGCACCCGCGGCGTGCAG TCCCAGATGAGACGCAGAGATGAGGTGATGAGCTTTGACATTCAGGCGCTGGAGGACTCTCTCAGGGAGCAGGAGGTGGTGAGGGAGCAGGAGACGCCCGCTGAGGAGATTGCACGTCTTAGAGAAGCCTCGCAGGCTGACCACTTTAATTTGGACCGAGAG CTTTCTGTGCCTGATAAAGTGCTGATTCCTGAACGTTACATTGAGTCGGACCCTGAGGAGGCTCTGAGCCCCGAGCAGGAGGCTGACAAGCAGAGGAAAGTCGACCGCATCAAAGCTCTTATAGTAAaaaacag TATGCATAACGTGTTGCAGAGCACGGGTCTGAGcccagaggaggagaatgaggaggaggtgaccatacaggagaaagagaagatgatTAATATCTCGTACGAGCTGGCAGCTGAGGCCTCCAAACGCAGCAAGCTGGTAGCAG tgaAAAGCCTGTCATCCTCTTCCCCACCCCCTCCACAGTCTCCTAACACACCCCCTCAGCTCGCTGATGGGTCTCACTTCATGTGTGTGTAG
- the LOC118109553 gene encoding pleckstrin homology domain-containing family A member 5 isoform X3, translating into MAAELQPEWICCLPAYWSYGVTRDGRVFFVNEEAKSTTWLHPVSGEAVITGHRKTPDLPTGWEEGYTFEGARCFINHNERKVTCKHPVSGLPSQDNCIFVINEQPASTVPANEKKERALNIMSEASNYTGGSDYAANPSSPAGRPSRPSKKIHNFGKRSNSIRRNPGAPVMKKNWLYKQDSTGMKLWKKRWFVLSDLCLFYYRDEKEEGILGSILLPSFYISMLSVDDHIHRKYAFKATHPNMRTYYFCTDTAKEMESWMQVMTDAALVHSEPVIRLDRLKVEQCGPQEINHVANHRPPLTQPEIQNNERNREVDLECTLSVTPDAAEEERKQRDAERYGFHKEGAERERPLTKINSIKLQPAQAAAIKANIASPQTPTEMDGPHQSPQVNGSGDQFPADGTRVPPQRSPNYEPDRNLSRTSSMQQLEQWVRTQRVRSQDDDTRSITSYQTLPRNMPSHRVPYMPHYGDGYRSMPRNSMAQRDSICSMSPSLYEQVLGSMPADKRRSMRDDTMWQLYEWQQRQAYTRPPGLYGNMASPKTMINLSDHVAPSHSIPPSPSHGSLSMYGGYSPMRSYNMNSGHSEVSSPVYRRDMSIDRRHRPQLNKYGYPPDRRSMPAGIPVQNITAQTLQGKTPEELTLLLIKLRRQQAELNSIREHTVAQLMQLNMDGDNPKNDILSHHLQRNLMFLDNQLGQDDYREHAYTFMPGEMDIDSKLSLLCEQDKMVGTHEEKLQQLYREKHTLETALLSASQEIEMGCDNSVAMQSIIQQRDLLQSGLLSTCRELSRITAELERSWREYDQLEGDVTLAKNNLLEQLEALGSPQTEPPSQQHVHIQKELWRIQDVMEALNKHRAQRDAADGMGFYGPKNNFSKHLNESNPVPDGGRPERAWRRHVSPSFLSSHAMYNPQEEDSAPPRPPLPQSYEPNPPPVPPVPSPAGVRPSTLHRAEERKASHKNGTHSGPDYRLYKSEPELTTVAEVDESNGEDRSEHPSDREHPGNKGMSYPVGIVPPRTKSPVTESSSIASYVTLRKSRKPDPRMERPHSAVEQQLCAVESGRPRMSVEEQLERIRRHQQGALREKKKSLNIRGSGQDNTPSRSHSFTKGTRGVQSQMRRRDEVMSFDIQALEDSLREQEVVREQETPAEEIARLREASQADHFNLDRELSVPDKVLIPERYIESDPEEALSPEQEADKQRKVDRIKALIVKNSMHNVLQSTGLSPEEENEEEVTIQEKEKMINISYELAAEASKRSKLVAVKSLSSSSPPPPQSPNTPPQLADGSHFMCV; encoded by the exons accTGCCTCTACAGTGCCAGCGAATGAGAAGAAGGAACGAGCACTAAACATCATGAGTGAGGCCTCCAACTACACAGGTGGCTCGGACTATGCTGCTAACCCCAGTAGCCCAGCAGGAAGA CCCTCAAGGCCTTCCAAAAAGATTCATAACTTCGGGAAGAGATCCAACTCTATCAGGAGGAATCCCGGTGCCCCTGTAATGAAGAAAAACTGGCTTTATAAACAG GATAGTACAGGGATGAAGCTGTGGAAGAAAAGGTGGTTTGTGCTGTCGGACCTGTGCCTCTTCTACTACAGAG atgaaaaggaggaggggaTACTGGGCAGCATCCTCCTGCCGAGCTTTTATATATCTATGCTGTCTGTGGATGATCACATCCACAGAAAATATGCCTTCAAG GCAACACATCCCAACATGAGGACATACTATTTTTGCACAGACACAGCCAAGGAAATGGAGTCTTGGATGCAAGTAATGACGGATGCTGCACTTGTGCATTCAGAGCCGGTCATAAG GTTGGACAGACTAAAAGTGGAGCAGTGCGGCCCTCAAGAGATCAACCACGTGGCCAACCACAGGCCACCGCTCACACAGCCCGAAATCCAGAACAACGAACGCAACCGAGAGGTCGACCTCGAGTGCACTTTGTCAGTCACCCCAGACGCggcagaagaagagaggaagcagCGAGATGCGGAGCGCTACGGCTTCCATAAGGAGGGGGCGGAGCGCGAGCGTCCCCTCACCAAGATCAACAGCATCAAACTGCAGCCCGCCCAGGCAGCGGCTATCAAAGCCAACATTGCCTCGCCACAGACCCCAACGGAGATGGATGGGCCCCATCAAAGCCCGCAGGTTAACGGATCTGGTGACCAGTTTCCAGCTGATGGAACCAGAGTCCCTCCTCAGCGGAGTCCCAACTATGAGCCGGACCGCAACCTGAGTCGTACCAGCTCtatgcagcagctggagcagtGGGTTCGCACACAAAGGGTGCGCAGCCAGGACGACGACACCAGGAG CATCACGTCGTACCAGACTCTGCCTAGAAACATGCCAAGCCACCGGGTCCCCTACATGCCTCATTATGGAGATGGCTACCGCAGCATGCCCAGGAATAGCATGGCACAGCGGGACAGCATCTGCAGCATGTCGCCGTCGCTGTACGAGCAGGTCTTGGGTTCCATGCCGGCCGACAAGCGCCGCTCCATGCGCGACGATACCATGTGGCAGTTGTACGAGTGGCAGCAGAGGCAGGCGTACACCAGGCCGCCGGGGCTCTACGGCAACATGGCCAGTCCCAAGACCATGATCAACCTGTCGGACCACGTCGCACCGAGCCACTCCATTCCCCCCTCACCCTCCCACGGCTCGCTGTCCATGTACGGTGGCTACTCCCCGATGCGATCCTACAACATGAACAGCGGTCATTCTGAGGTCTCCTCCCCCGTTTATAGACGAGACATGAGCATCGACAGACGTCATAGGCCGCAGCTCAACAAG TATGGTTACCCACCTGACAGGAGGTCCATGCCCGCAGGGATCCCAGTCCAGAATATCACTGCCCAGACTCTGCAAGGCAAAACA CCTGAGGaactgactctgctgctgataAAGCTGCGGCGGCAGCAGGCAGAGCTAAACAGTATCCGGGAGCACACTGTAGCACAGCTTATGCAGCTAAACATGGATGGTGACAACCCAAAG AATGACATACTCTCTCACCACCTCCAAAGGAACCTCATGTTTTTGGACAATCAG CTGGGTCAAGACGACTACAGAGAACACGCCTACACGTTCATGCCAGGAGAAATGGACATTGAT AGCAAACTGAGCCTGCTGTGTGAGCAGGATAAAATGGTGGGGACACACGAGGAAAAACTTCAGCAGCTGTACAGAGAGAAG CACACCCTTGAGACGGCGCTGCTGTCCGCCAGCCAGGAGATCGAGATGGGCTGCGATAACTCTGTTGCCATGCAGAGCATCATCCAGCAGCGAGACTTACTGCAGAGCGGCCTGCTCAGCACCTGCAGAGAGCTGTCCAGAATCACTGCT GAGTTGGAGCGCTCGTGGAGGGAGTACGACCAGCTGGAGGGAGATGTGACTCTGGCTAAGAACAACCTGCTGGAGCAGTTAGAAGCACTGGGAAGCCCTCAG acGGAGCCTCCCAGCCAGCAGCACGTCCACATCCAGAAAGAGCTGTGGAGGATTCAAGATGTGATGGAGGCCCTCAATAAACACAGAGCTCAGAGAGATGCTGCTGATGGGATGGGCTTCTATGGGCCCAAGAACAACTTCAGTAAGCACCTAAACGAG AGTAACCCGGTACCAGATGGTGGTCGCCCTGAGCGTGCGTGGCGGCGCCATGTGTCACCTTCCTTCTTGTCCAGTCATGCCATGTATAATCCCCAGGAGGAGGACTCGGCACCCCCACGGCCACCTCTACCCCAGTCCTACGAGCCCAACCCCCCCCCAGTGCCCCCCGTGCCCTCTCCCGCTGGTGTTCGCCCTTCAACACTCCACAgggcggaggagaggaaggcCAGTCACAAGAATGGCACGCACAGT GGTCCAGACTACAGGCTGTATAAGAGTGAACCCGAGCTCACCACAGTAGCTGAAGTGGATGAGAGTAATGGAGAGGACAGATCGGAACATCCGTCTGACAGAGAACATCCCGGAAACAAAG GAATGTCCTACCCAGTTGGCATCGTCCCACCCAGAACCAAATCTCCAGTGACTGAGTCGTCCTCCATCGCCTCGTATGTTACGCTAAGGAAGAGCAGGAAGCCTGACCCCAGGATG GAGCGTCCACACAGCgcagtggagcagcagctgtgtgcTGTGGAGAGTGGTCGGCCCAGGATGAgtgtggaggagcagctggagaggatCCGCCGCCATCAGCAGGGGGCCctcagggagaagaagaaaagcctCAACATCCGGGGCAGCGGCCAGGACAACACACCCTCCCGCAGTCACTCGTTTACTAAAGGCACCCGCGGCGTGCAG TCCCAGATGAGACGCAGAGATGAGGTGATGAGCTTTGACATTCAGGCGCTGGAGGACTCTCTCAGGGAGCAGGAGGTGGTGAGGGAGCAGGAGACGCCCGCTGAGGAGATTGCACGTCTTAGAGAAGCCTCGCAGGCTGACCACTTTAATTTGGACCGAGAG CTTTCTGTGCCTGATAAAGTGCTGATTCCTGAACGTTACATTGAGTCGGACCCTGAGGAGGCTCTGAGCCCCGAGCAGGAGGCTGACAAGCAGAGGAAAGTCGACCGCATCAAAGCTCTTATAGTAAaaaacag TATGCATAACGTGTTGCAGAGCACGGGTCTGAGcccagaggaggagaatgaggaggaggtgaccatacaggagaaagagaagatgatTAATATCTCGTACGAGCTGGCAGCTGAGGCCTCCAAACGCAGCAAGCTGGTAGCAG tgaAAAGCCTGTCATCCTCTTCCCCACCCCCTCCACAGTCTCCTAACACACCCCCTCAGCTCGCTGATGGGTCTCACTTCATGTGTGTGTAG